A genome region from Halorussus pelagicus includes the following:
- the glnA2 gene encoding gamma-glutamylputrescine synthetase: MSGTSAVAERCRDENVELVRLLFVTQSGAVRAHSVDASKVESAVADGVTLSQLVQSYNALGLRDKDGRFDAAGEVRLRPDPDTFRALPYAERAGAMLCDIETLDGDPWPVDPRSSLRAMCETFRTRGLAPEVAFESEFHLFAEDEAGDPVRVDERGAYATGSTRETHGTVLSMVDALKAQNVPVEKYYPEYAAGKHEIVTGHDSGLRAADHHVLLRETVESVARDHDYRATFLPKPFDHSTNGCHVHLSLWDDDNAFYDADRDGLSDTARRFVAGVLDHAPALVALAAPTVNSYARLRPQIGAAAFVCWGRGNREALVRVPAPEPGDGGSSTRLEFRAADNAANPYLALLGLLAAGKDGIERDLGPPSPVSADPGNLSASERADRAIERLPRTLGQALDALEADSVLRDALGTDLFETYLEVKRSHWEAFTDSAVSWERDRLRQVY; encoded by the coding sequence ATGTCAGGAACCTCCGCGGTCGCCGAGCGATGCCGGGACGAGAACGTCGAGTTGGTCAGACTACTGTTCGTCACCCAGAGCGGGGCGGTCCGCGCTCACTCGGTCGATGCCTCGAAGGTCGAATCGGCCGTCGCCGACGGCGTGACGCTCTCACAACTCGTCCAGTCGTACAACGCGCTCGGACTCCGGGACAAGGACGGCCGGTTCGACGCCGCCGGGGAAGTCCGCCTTCGCCCCGACCCCGACACCTTCCGCGCGCTTCCCTACGCCGAGCGCGCGGGAGCGATGCTCTGTGACATCGAAACGCTCGACGGCGACCCGTGGCCGGTAGACCCCCGGTCGTCGCTCCGTGCGATGTGCGAGACGTTCCGGACGAGGGGACTCGCCCCGGAGGTCGCCTTCGAGAGCGAGTTCCATCTCTTCGCCGAGGACGAGGCGGGCGACCCGGTCCGGGTGGACGAACGCGGCGCGTACGCGACCGGAAGCACCCGCGAGACCCACGGGACCGTCCTCTCGATGGTGGACGCGCTGAAGGCCCAGAACGTCCCCGTCGAAAAATACTACCCCGAGTACGCCGCGGGCAAGCACGAAATCGTGACCGGCCACGATTCGGGTCTCCGGGCGGCCGACCACCACGTCCTCCTGCGCGAGACTGTCGAGAGCGTCGCGCGCGACCACGACTATCGAGCGACGTTCCTCCCCAAGCCCTTCGACCACTCGACCAACGGTTGTCACGTCCACCTCTCGCTGTGGGACGACGACAACGCCTTCTACGACGCCGACCGGGACGGTCTCAGCGACACCGCGCGCCGCTTCGTCGCTGGCGTCCTCGACCACGCGCCCGCGCTTGTCGCGCTCGCGGCCCCGACGGTCAACTCCTACGCGCGGTTGCGCCCCCAAATCGGGGCCGCCGCGTTCGTCTGCTGGGGCCGAGGCAACCGCGAGGCGCTGGTCCGGGTTCCCGCGCCGGAACCCGGTGACGGCGGCTCTTCGACCCGGTTGGAGTTCCGGGCGGCCGACAACGCTGCGAACCCGTATCTGGCCTTACTGGGCCTGCTCGCCGCGGGGAAAGACGGCATCGAGCGCGACCTCGGACCGCCGTCTCCCGTCTCGGCCGACCCCGGAAACCTCTCGGCCAGCGAGCGCGCCGACCGGGCTATCGAACGTCTTCCGCGCACGCTCGGGCAGGCCCTCGACGCGCTCGAAGCCGATTCGGTCCTGCGGGACGCGCTCGGGACCGACCTCTTCGAGACCTACCTCGAAGTCAAGCGAAGCCACTGGGAGGCGTTCACCGACAGCGCGGTCTCGTGGGAGCGCGACCGCCTCCGGCAGGTGTACTGA
- a CDS encoding MATE family efflux transporter, translating to MDHVDDSITEGGLLGPMFKLAWPIVVIQLLQVTYNIADTFWLGRLSADAVGALSLAFPLIFLLISIAGGFTTAGSILVAQYTGADSKGSAGEVAGQIVSFVTLLALALSIVGYVATDSMLGLLPSQDATTEQIIPLAADYMEVFFLGLPFLFGFFVFTSLMRGYGDTKTPMRVMFVSVALNVVLDPLLIFGVGPFPAMEIEGAALATIFSRAVASALGFYVLFVAKAGPDVAVGDLVPDLGYIWDIVRIGVPSTVEQSMSALAMITLTAMVVQFAPPVVSAYGLGNRLASLVFLPAMGLGRATNTMVGQNLGAGKSERAERAVWIAAKVGAAVMAVVAVVAALFPEPIVSVFLATESEAARETVGYGATYLRIRSAEFVFMAILQVMLGGYRGAGNTKTAMIFSMVALWVGRVPTVYYLAFVAGMGATGVWIGMALGSILGAIAAALWFTRGTWKETVIEEDTEADAEESETTADEPETPETPDAPTQASSESDLPETSGASEGK from the coding sequence ATGGACCACGTTGACGACAGTATCACCGAGGGCGGACTCCTCGGCCCGATGTTCAAGCTTGCGTGGCCCATCGTCGTCATCCAACTGTTGCAGGTGACGTACAACATCGCCGACACGTTCTGGCTCGGACGCCTGTCGGCCGATGCGGTGGGCGCGCTGAGCCTCGCGTTTCCGCTCATCTTCCTGCTCATCTCCATCGCGGGCGGGTTCACCACGGCGGGGTCGATTCTGGTCGCGCAGTACACCGGTGCCGACAGCAAGGGGTCAGCCGGAGAAGTCGCGGGCCAAATCGTCTCGTTCGTCACCCTGCTGGCGCTCGCGCTGAGTATCGTCGGCTACGTCGCTACCGACTCGATGCTCGGCCTGCTTCCGAGTCAGGACGCGACGACCGAGCAGATAATTCCGCTCGCGGCCGACTACATGGAGGTGTTTTTCCTCGGACTCCCCTTCCTGTTTGGCTTCTTCGTGTTCACGTCGCTCATGCGGGGCTACGGCGACACGAAGACGCCGATGCGCGTGATGTTCGTCTCGGTTGCGCTCAACGTCGTGTTGGACCCTCTGCTCATCTTCGGCGTCGGGCCGTTTCCCGCCATGGAGATAGAGGGCGCGGCGCTGGCGACCATCTTCTCGCGCGCAGTCGCCAGCGCGCTCGGCTTCTACGTCCTGTTCGTGGCGAAGGCCGGGCCGGACGTTGCGGTCGGCGACCTCGTGCCCGACTTGGGCTACATCTGGGACATCGTGCGCATCGGCGTCCCCTCGACCGTCGAGCAGTCGATGAGCGCGTTGGCGATGATAACCCTGACCGCGATGGTCGTCCAGTTCGCGCCGCCGGTGGTCTCGGCCTACGGACTCGGCAACCGACTCGCCTCGCTGGTCTTCCTGCCAGCGATGGGACTGGGTCGAGCGACCAACACGATGGTCGGCCAGAACCTCGGCGCGGGCAAGTCCGAACGGGCCGAGCGCGCGGTCTGGATAGCCGCCAAGGTCGGTGCGGCCGTGATGGCGGTGGTCGCGGTCGTCGCTGCGCTCTTCCCCGAACCCATCGTCTCGGTGTTCCTTGCCACCGAGAGCGAGGCCGCCCGCGAGACGGTCGGTTACGGGGCGACTTACCTCCGGATTCGCTCGGCCGAGTTCGTCTTCATGGCGATTCTACAGGTCATGCTCGGGGGTTACCGCGGTGCTGGCAACACCAAGACCGCGATGATATTCTCGATGGTCGCGCTCTGGGTCGGCCGCGTGCCGACGGTGTACTACCTCGCGTTCGTCGCGGGAATGGGCGCGACCGGCGTCTGGATCGGGATGGCGCTCGGGAGCATCCTCGGCGCAATCGCCGCCGCGCTCTGGTTCACCCGCGGGACGTGGAAAGAGACCGTCATCGAGGAGGACACCGAGGCGGACGCC